A genome region from Candidatus Wallbacteria bacterium includes the following:
- a CDS encoding ATP-binding protein produces MDETVKTMEFQAEVKQLLDIVIHSLYTEKEIFVRELISNASDALEKFHHQALVDESYKSEDLPLEIRIGCNEENKTFNITDTGIGMTAEEIVENLGTIAHSGSKAFLSKMKDAGTDMRLIGQFGVG; encoded by the coding sequence ATGGACGAAACCGTCAAAACCATGGAATTCCAGGCAGAGGTCAAGCAACTGCTGGACATTGTGATCCATTCTCTTTATACGGAAAAAGAGATTTTTGTCAGAGAGCTGATTTCGAACGCCTCGGATGCCCTGGAAAAGTTTCATCATCAGGCATTGGTGGACGAATCATACAAGTCAGAAGACCTGCCGCTCGAGATCCGGATCGGCTGCAACGAAGAAAACAAAACTTTTAACATTACTGATACAGGCATCGGCATGACTGCTGAAGAAATAGTGGAAAATCTGGGTACAATCGCCCATTCAGGCTCTAAGGCATTTCTTTCCAAAATGAAAGATGCAGGGACTGACATGCGTCTGATCGGCCAGTTCGGAGTTGGATT
- a CDS encoding class II fructose-bisphosphate aldolase, translated as MDKKRYEQALQYRPVNIQKLFPKSKALIVSGKAVHAAMLKMREKGQHATAIAANGRNEWVIEGVLRAAARTNSAVIIEIAKSESGYCEVNSLNLAQKVNNLMEKLGLQVVVAIHADHYGIKKEEDFNKAKTDIPKLIEAGTTSFAIDASHMPHNQNVLYNIELGKIIPTWMSMETEVGEIKGDIGLSTVEEALFHIKALNANGIFPVWIALNNGTVHGLKVGGGNIHVGRTAEIHAAIQKYGVYGAQHGTSGNNYDKLRDIVQKTNTTKTNVATALQMISWGLKVNEFGNAELDGDKNFIKIKDLGVTDEAWQKMIEIAKTKGWKGNDYKNLNKDIDPELKKLPKNIQDRMVKGVEDFVTNLFVNIFNSSNTADLAVDALLEAKSPEIKLFDKVLEDKKFWTVDYINKEGQRLLEKQNEATGNFDD; from the coding sequence ATGGACAAGAAAAGGTATGAACAGGCTCTTCAGTACAGGCCGGTAAACATCCAGAAGCTGTTTCCGAAATCCAAGGCTCTGATCGTGAGCGGGAAGGCCGTTCACGCTGCCATGCTCAAAATGAGGGAAAAAGGGCAGCATGCCACTGCAATCGCAGCTAACGGACGTAATGAATGGGTGATCGAGGGCGTGCTCCGCGCAGCGGCCAGGACGAATTCCGCTGTGATCATCGAGATCGCCAAGTCTGAGTCAGGCTACTGCGAAGTCAATTCCCTGAATCTGGCCCAGAAAGTCAATAATCTGATGGAAAAACTCGGGCTGCAGGTAGTGGTAGCCATCCATGCCGACCATTACGGGATCAAGAAGGAAGAAGACTTCAACAAAGCCAAGACAGATATTCCCAAGCTGATCGAGGCAGGCACCACTTCTTTTGCCATCGATGCCTCGCACATGCCTCACAACCAGAACGTGCTTTACAACATTGAACTCGGCAAGATCATCCCCACCTGGATGTCCATGGAAACCGAAGTCGGCGAGATCAAGGGAGACATCGGTCTTTCCACTGTCGAAGAAGCTCTTTTCCATATCAAAGCCCTTAATGCCAACGGTATTTTTCCGGTCTGGATCGCGCTCAACAACGGAACAGTGCATGGCCTGAAAGTCGGAGGCGGGAACATCCATGTCGGCCGCACAGCAGAGATTCATGCAGCCATTCAGAAGTACGGCGTTTACGGCGCCCAGCACGGCACCAGCGGCAACAACTACGACAAGCTGCGCGATATTGTGCAGAAGACCAATACAACCAAAACCAATGTGGCTACTGCCCTGCAGATGATTTCATGGGGACTCAAAGTCAATGAATTCGGCAATGCGGAACTGGACGGCGATAAGAACTTCATCAAAATCAAAGATCTGGGGGTCACGGACGAAGCCTGGCAGAAAATGATCGAGATCGCCAAAACCAAGGGGTGGAAAGGCAATGATTACAAGAACCTGAACAAGGATATCGATCCTGAGCTGAAGAAGTTGCCGAAGAATATCCAGGACAGGATGGTCAAGGGGGTCGAGGATTTTGTCACCAATCTGTTCGTGAACATCTTCAACAGCAGCAATACCGCGGACCTGGCTGTGGACGCCCTGCTGGAAGCCAAATCCCCTGAGATCAAGCTGTTCGACAAGGTGCTGGAAGACAAGAAATTCTGGACTGTCGATTACATCAATAAGGAAGGCCAGAGACTGCTGGAAAAGCAGAACGAGGCGACCGGGAATTTTGATGATTAA
- the hisC gene encoding histidinol-phosphate transaminase, with translation MVKARKHLDAFAPYLLPSGTWKGKLRLNMNESHWHCSPKALEVIRNFDPADLSNYPQYGELVEKIAVHHGVGTDQVVAGNGADDVITLIMEAFIEPGDEIVAQCPTYPMFPIMGRLKQGKIIDVPYGLDLKFPVERMLDVINDKTRMVTVVNPANPAGTSISRQDLIRIFEKAKNSILILDEAYSQYAGITHIDLLSKFPNLIVIYSFAKVYGMAGLRLGYAVSHRQNIEALQKVVLPLAVNSLAVKAGIQAIQDQDFVKKVVAEIRSEKEFLIAEAEKIGLETVRSDTNFLLFKFGKHCLTMLAELENRNILVRNTCKFPELKDYLRVTIGRRNENMQFIKAVAEIMKKL, from the coding sequence ATGGTCAAAGCCCGCAAGCATCTGGACGCCTTCGCTCCTTACCTGCTGCCTTCAGGCACCTGGAAAGGCAAGCTCAGGCTGAACATGAATGAAAGCCACTGGCACTGTTCGCCGAAAGCGCTGGAAGTGATCCGTAATTTCGATCCTGCGGATCTCAGTAATTACCCTCAATACGGCGAACTGGTGGAAAAGATTGCAGTCCATCACGGAGTGGGCACGGATCAGGTCGTGGCAGGAAACGGGGCAGACGACGTGATCACCCTGATCATGGAAGCCTTCATTGAACCCGGCGACGAGATCGTGGCCCAGTGCCCGACCTATCCCATGTTCCCGATCATGGGCAGATTGAAGCAGGGAAAGATCATCGACGTCCCTTACGGTCTTGACCTGAAATTCCCTGTGGAGCGGATGCTCGACGTGATCAATGACAAGACCCGCATGGTGACAGTGGTCAATCCGGCCAACCCTGCCGGGACTTCAATTTCACGCCAGGATCTGATCAGGATTTTCGAGAAAGCAAAGAATTCCATCCTGATCCTGGATGAAGCATACAGTCAGTATGCGGGAATTACTCACATCGACCTGCTGTCAAAATTCCCAAATCTGATCGTGATCTATTCATTCGCCAAGGTTTACGGCATGGCCGGCTTGCGCCTTGGCTACGCGGTTTCGCACAGGCAGAACATCGAAGCCCTGCAGAAAGTGGTGCTGCCGCTGGCAGTGAATTCGCTGGCAGTGAAGGCCGGAATTCAGGCGATCCAGGACCAGGATTTCGTGAAAAAAGTAGTGGCCGAGATCCGGTCTGAGAAAGAATTTCTGATTGCAGAAGCGGAAAAGATCGGATTGGAGACTGTCAGAAGCGATACCAATTTCCTGCTCTTCAAGTTTGGAAAGCACTGCCTGACAATGCTCGCGGAACTGGAAAACAGGAACATCCTGGTGCGTAATACCTGCAAGTTCCCTGAACTCAAGGATTATCTGAGGGTCACAATCGGGCGCAGGAATGAAAACATGCAATTCATCAAAGCTGTTGCGGAAATCATGAAAAAGCTGTAG
- a CDS encoding PilN domain-containing protein produces MRKVSFNLLTAEKMDFTEVFLPYVLGALILTDCCLILCTWIYFREIRQGVQPFRPDLKRVEAISLLVKEYNDFIPGIGFRMGSLFSELEKILPDGVLIKEVSVNPKGLISLKGESKTNVDLKLLLERLSRKPFSDALVENQKLLENKIIFRMVCSFET; encoded by the coding sequence ATGCGTAAAGTCAGTTTCAACTTGCTGACTGCAGAAAAAATGGACTTCACTGAGGTCTTCCTTCCCTATGTTTTGGGAGCGCTCATCCTGACCGACTGCTGCCTGATTCTGTGTACCTGGATTTATTTCCGGGAAATCCGTCAGGGAGTACAGCCTTTCAGGCCTGACCTGAAAAGAGTTGAAGCCATCAGCCTGCTGGTCAAGGAATACAATGATTTCATTCCAGGTATCGGTTTCCGGATGGGTTCGCTTTTTTCGGAACTTGAGAAAATACTGCCAGATGGTGTTTTGATCAAGGAAGTCAGCGTGAATCCCAAAGGGCTGATCAGCCTGAAGGGTGAGAGCAAAACCAATGTGGATCTCAAGCTGCTGCTTGAGCGATTGAGCCGGAAACCGTTTTCAGATGCCCTGGTGGAAAACCAGAAATTGCTGGAAAACAAGATCATTTTCAGGATGGTGTGCAGCTTTGAAACTTAG